TCGCAAGAGGTACTGTTCGTGAAGGAACTGGTAAAGTTAGAATTAACAAAGTTCCTTTAGAACTTTACTCTCCTGAACTTGCTAACTTAAAATTACAAGAACCATTAACCTTAGCTGGAGACTTAGCTAATGAAGTGGATATTAATATCCATGTTATCGGTGGAGGAGTAATGGGTCAGGCTGAAGCTGCACGTATGGTAATTGCAAAAGGACTTGTACAATGGTCTCAAGATATGGATTTAAAAGAAAAATTCATTCACTACGACAGAACCATGTTAGTAGGTGACCCAAGACGTTCAGAACCTAAAAAATATGGTGGTCCTGGAGCAAGAGCCCGTAAACAAAAAAGTTACAGATAAACTCTGTAATTTTCATATTTTATTTAAATTAAAAAAAGATGATATAAATGATTCCTATAAGATGCTTAAGTTGTGGAAAACCTGTTTCAGCTCACTTTGATGAATACAATAAAAGAGTTGCAGCTGGTGAAAATTCTAAAGATGTTTTAGATGATTTAGGTTTGACTAGATACTGTTGTAGAAGAATGTTAATTTCTCATGTGGAAACTTGGGAATAGATGATTGTAGGGATATTTTTTTAATTAAAAATATAATCTTGGTAAAATATATGCCTAAAAAATGGAAGTAATATTCATGGATGTTGAAAAGAAATTAACAAGGTTTGAAAGAGCTAGGCTTCTCGGTGCTAGAGCAATTCAAATATCTATGGGTGCAAAACCTTTGGTAGATATTACTGATTCATTAGATCCAATTGATATAGCATACGAAGAACTCAAAGCTGGAGTTTTACCATTAGATGTTATTAGGGATGAATAGATTTATTCTATTTATTCTCCAATTACTTAAAAAAAATAAAAAATACCAATATAACTCTATAAAGAAACTTACTAATTTTTTATTAAGTATAGATTAATTGGTAACAAATTAAATGACACTGAGGTGTTTTTTTTGGATAGTATAATAGAAGATGTCCAAGTTCGCAAGATTTTGGACAGCAGAGGCAATCCGACCATTGAAGTGGATGTAATTACTTGGAATGGTTTTGGAAGAGCTGCTGCACCAAGTGGAGCAAGTACTGGTTCAAGAGAAGTAGTACCTTTCCCGGAAGGTGGAGTTGATATTGTAGTAAGTGAAATGGAAGATTTGATAGCTTCTGAACTTATTGGAATGGATGCTTGTGATGTCATTACAATTGATGAAGTATTAAAGGAAATAGATGGCACTGATAATT
This window of the Methanobrevibacter sp. V74 genome carries:
- a CDS encoding 30S ribosomal protein S9 codes for the protein MVKVIHTSGKRKTAIARGTVREGTGKVRINKVPLELYSPELANLKLQEPLTLAGDLANEVDINIHVIGGGVMGQAEAARMVIAKGLVQWSQDMDLKEKFIHYDRTMLVGDPRRSEPKKYGGPGARARKQKSYR
- a CDS encoding DNA-directed RNA polymerase subunit N, which produces MIPIRCLSCGKPVSAHFDEYNKRVAAGENSKDVLDDLGLTRYCCRRMLISHVETWE
- a CDS encoding DNA-directed RNA polymerase subunit K, with product MEVIFMDVEKKLTRFERARLLGARAIQISMGAKPLVDITDSLDPIDIAYEELKAGVLPLDVIRDE